In Sulfitobacter sp. LCG007, the sequence CATCCCCGGGCGTCGCATTGCCGAATTGACGATTTGATGACATATCGTCAGCGACATTCGGTACAAGCACAGGTCATTTCGCATGCACGATCCCGGAGAACGCCGCATCGTTTCCTCCCGTCACCTGGCCGAGGGAGAGGGTTGGGAGGCGTCGGAAGTGGAATACGGCCTGATCATCGCCTTCAATGGCTTCAGCCGCTGGATGCAGCGCTGCATGACGGCCGCCGGCATGCCCGAGTTGTCGCCGCTCGAGATACTCGTCCTGCACAACACCAATCACCGGGACCGGGAGAAGCGGCTGACCGACATCGCCTTCCTGCTGAACATAGAGGACACGCATACGGTCAACTACGCCTTGCGCAAGTTGCTGAAGCTCGGCCTCCTCACGTCGGAAAAGCGCGGAAAGGAGGTTTTCTACCGCACATCCGCCGCCGGACGCACGCTTTGCGAGGATTACCGCAAGCTCAGGGAACAGTGCTTCCTCGACATCCTGCCCCATACCGGGATCGAGGGAACCGAGCTTCGCAGGATCGCCAGCGCCCTGCGGGCCCTGTCCGGCGCCTACGACCAGGCCAGCCGCGCCGCCGCCTCCTTCTAGCGCAACATGAGATCCGGCAGGAACGTCACGATCCGCGGGAAGACGGTGATCAGCAGCGCACCGAGCAGCAGCAGGCCGAAGAAGGGAAGCGCGGCACGCGCCACGCGCAGGATGTCGATTCCGGTCAGGCCCTGGATGACGAAGAGGTTGAATCCCACGGGCGGCGTGATCTGGCTCATCTCGACCACGATGACGAGATAGATGCCGAACCAGAGCGGGTCGATGCCCACCGCCTCGACCATCGGCAGGATGATCGAGGTCGTCAGCACGACGACCGAAATGCCGTCGAGAAAGCAGCCCAGTACGACGAAGAACAGCGTCAGCACGGCGAGCAGCGCATAGGGCGACAGGTCGAACTCCGAGATCCAGGCGGCGAGGTTGCGCGGGATTCCGGTGAAACCCATGGCGATGGAGAGCACGGCCGCTCCGAAGAGTATGAAGGCGATCATGCAGCTTGTCCGCGTCGCCGATAGAAGCGCATCCATGAATGCCGCCCAACCGAAATTGCCGGAGGCCAGCGCCAGAATTACAGAAAGCACCACCCCCACGGCGGCTGCATCCGTCGGGGATGCGACGCCGGTGTAGATCGTGCCGATCACGCCGGCGATCAGCAGCATGACCGGGATAAGGCGCCGGGATGCCGAGAGCTTTTCGCGCAAGGTGGTCGAGTCGGTTTCGGATGGAATCCGCTCGGGATGGCGCCAGGCCTGCAGCATGACGTAGCCACCGAAAAGCGCGACCAGCATCAGACCGGGCAGGATGCCGGCGATGAAGAGCCGGGCGATGGATTGCTCGGTCGCCACGCCGTAGACAATCATGATGATCGAGGGCGGGATCAGCAGACCAAGGGTTGCGGAGCCTGCGAGGGTGCCGAGGATCAGGCCTTCGGGATAGCCGCGCCGCGTCAGTTCAGGCATCGACATCCGCCCGATCGTGGCCGCAGTCGCCGCCGAGGATCCCGACACCGCGGCGAAGATCGCGCAGCCCAGCACGTTGACATGCAGCAAGCGCCCCGGAAGGCGGCCCAGCCAGGGAGCGAGGCCGCTGAACATGTCCTCGCTCAGCCGGGATCGCAGCAGGATCTCTCCCATGAGGATGAACAGGGGCAGCGCCGCCAAGGGCCAGCTATGGCTGTTGGCCCACAGCGTCGTGGCCAGAACCTGTCCGGCGGGCGCGCCGGAAAAGAACGTCAGCGCCGCCAGTGCCATGACCGCCAGCGACACCGCTACCCAGAGGCCACCGGCCAGAAGGACCAGCAGAAGGACCAACAGCACAAGGAACGTCATCGGATCGGACATGCTATTCGGCTCCCGCGTCGGTCAGGATCGGCAGGCGTGCCCGGAGGCTTTCGGCCAGCGTATCAAGGAAGGCCACGGCCAGAATACCGAGGCCCAGCACCATGAAGCCCTGCGGCATCCAGAGCGGGATCGCCACGATGCCCGTCGACTTGTCGCCATACCGCCAGCTCTCCTCCATCAGGCGCGCAGCGTAAAAGGTGGCGTAAGAGGCGAATGACGCGCCCAGCCCGAGCGTGAGCAGCTCTGCGATCCAGCGCGGTCCTTCAGGCAGACGCTGGACGACGAGACCGACCCGGATATGTGTGCCCGACCTTAGGGTATAGGCCAGAGCCATGAAGCTCGCGGTCGACAGGAAGTAGCCGCAGAAATCGGCATAGGAGGGGATGGTGTAGCTCCATCCGCCGCCACCGAGCCGGGCAGCGATGTTGAACCCGATCTGCATCGTGATCAGCAGGCAGATCGCTACGATGCAGAGGCCGGCGAGACACCCGGCCGCGAAGTAGACTCCGTCAAGCAGCCTGCGCATGGCATCGCTTCCGTTCTCTGGGACAGCAGAAGAAGGGCCCCGCGCCGTATCGGCGGGGACCCTGCGGGATCACTGAGCCTGATAGGCTTCGAGGATTTCGAGCGCCGGGGCGCTTGCGCCGGATTTCCAGCGCTCCAGCATCTGTGCCCCGATCTCCTGAAGACCTGAGTGAAGCGCGTCGGACGGTGCCGCGATGGTCATGCCGTTGTCCTGCATCTCTGCGACCTTGGCCTTTGTTTCGGCCCTGGACATCTCGATGCCCCGCGCCTCTGCGGCCGCCGCCGCATCCATCACCGCCTGCTGCACTTCAGGCGACAGGGCATCGAACACCCGCTTGTTCACCACGACCACGTTCTTCGGCAGCCAGGCATCGATGGAGCTGTAGGTGTCGACGTAGTCCCACGCGGCCGAGTTCGCGCCGGTTGAAGGCGAGGTGATCATCGCCTGCACCTGCCCTGTGGCAAAGGCCTGTGGAATGTCCGCAGCCTCGACCTGCACCGGGGCAGCCCCGGCAAGCATGGCGAATTCTTCCAGCGCCGCGTTGTAGGCCCGCATCCGCAGACCGCTGAGCGCGGCGACGTCCGCGATCTCTCCGTTGGTGTAGAGACCCTGGGCCGGCCATGGCACCGAGAAGAGCGGCACGAGGTCCTGCTGTTCCAGAAGCTCGGTCACGACGGGCTTCTGCGCCGCCCAGAGTTTCGCCGCATCATCGTAGCTGGTGGCGAGAAACGGCAGGCTGTCGATGCCGAATGCCGCGTCCTCGTTCACGATGGAGGACATCAGGAACTCGCCGATCGGCACCTGCCGCGAGCGGACCGCGTTCTTGATCTCTGCGCCGGGGAAAAGCGAACCGGCCGAATGGACGGTGATCTCGAGCGCGCCGTCTGTGGACGCGCTGATCTCTTCGGCGAATTGCCGTATGTTCTGGGTGTGAAAGGTGCTGTCGCCATAGGGAGTCGGCATGTCCCAGGTCTCGGCCATCGCGGGGGCCGCCAGGGCAGCGCCGGCCAGCAGCGTCACGGCAATTCTCAGCATCGGAAGTCTCCTGTTGATGGTTGCCTGTTTTTTCCGGCAAGCCTATTTTGATGTAACGTTGACAATTTGTAAGTGTTTTGCAAATCAGTCAAGCATCTTTCAGAAAGCGGCCCCATGTCCGACCAGCCGTCCAACGTACCCGCGCTTTTCCCTCTGGGGCAGGACGGCATCCTGGTCCGGTTCGGTGACGGCCGCCGGGCCGATCCTGCCGCGGCACTCGCTTTCGGCGACGCTGTCCGCACGGCGGAGCTGCCGGGGGTGATCGAAGTCGCGACCTCGCTGTCCTCGACCCTCGTGCGCTTCGCGCCCCCCCGGATCGGGCGCGGCGATCTCGCGGGCAGGCTGCGCGAACTGCTCGACGGCCCGCACGGGGTCGCGTCGACTACCCCGCCACACCGTCTGTGGACGATTCCCGTCAGCTTCGGCGGCGACGACGGGCCCCAGCTGGCGGAGGCCGCGACGCTGGCCGGACGCACGGTGGCTCAGGCGCTGGACGATCTCACCGGAACCGAGCTTTCGGTCCTCGCCATCGGCTTCGCGCCCGGTCAGCCCTACATCGGGCACCTGCCCGATGCCTGGGACATGCCGCGCCAGAGCGGTCTGACCCCCGAGGTCCCCGCCGGCGCGCTGGTCGTCGCCCTGCGCCAGCTGGTTCTCTTCGGCAACCCCAGCCCTACCGGCTGGCGCTGGATCGGCCGCTGCGCCTTCGCGCCTTTCCGCGCGGAGCGTGCAGAGCCCTTCGCGCTGCGGGCCGGAGACCGTATCCGCTTTGCATCGACCGACGCCGACACCATCGCGACCCTGCGCGAGAACCAGTCCGACGGTCTCGGCGGGGCGACCTGCACGGAGGCGGGATGAGCGCGAAACTCACGATCCTGCGGGCCGGTCCGCTGATGACGGTGCAGGACATGGGCCGCCCCGGACGGATTGCCGACGGGCTGTCGCCCGGTGGCGCGATGGACCGGCTGGCGCTGCTGGAAGGGGCTGCGTTGCTGGGTCTCGCGAAACCCGCGCAGGCGATCGAAATGGCCGGCATGGGCGGCCGGTTCCGCTGCGACACCCCGCTGCGCTTCGCCCTGAGCGGCGCCCCGATGCGCGCGCAGATCGACGACATGCCCCTGCGCTGGAACGCAAGTCACAAGCTGGAGCCGGGGCAGACACTCACCATCGCCAGCGTGTCCTCCGGTACCTATGGCTACCTCACTCCCGGCGGTGGCATCGCCGGTACCGAGCTGCTCGGGAGTGTGGCGGCGCACCTTTCGGTGGGCTTGGGCCGCCCGCTGGCAGAGGGTGACATCCTGACGCTGGGCGAGGATCCGTCGCCGGGCCGCCCGCCCCGCGGCATCGTTTCCGAGGACCGTTTCGGCGGCGGAAGCCTGCGCATCATGCCCGGCCCCCAGACGGAGCTCTTTGACGATGCGACCCGCGGGCGTCTGGCGCAAACGTCATTCCACCGCAGCCCGCGCGCCAACCGGACCGGCCTGCCGCTGCTTCAGGAGGGCGAAGGCTTTGCACCCGCGGATCCCGTCAGCCCGCTGTCGGATTTCATCATTGCAGGCGATCTGCAGATGACGGGCGACGGCACGCCCTATCTGATGCTCGCGGAGTGTCAGACGATCGGCGGCTATCCCCGGATCGGCACGGTGATCGCCGCTGACCTTCCGCGCGCCGCCCAGGCTCCGCCCAGTGCACGCCTGCGCTTTACCTGGATCACGAGCGATGCGGCCGACCGTCTCTATCTGAGTGAGGCGCAGATCATGGCCGCGCTCGCTGGCCGCGCGCAGCCCCTGGTGCGCGATCCCGCGGACATTCCGGACCTGCTGTCTTATCAACTGATCGATGGCGTAACCGCCGGCCGCGAGCTCGACCCGGAACCTTGACGGAACATGGGTGCACGACGGATGCGCCGGCGAATTCCGTTCACTGGGACGGCGGAACCGTAACGCGCCATCAGGTGATCGAAGTCGCGCGCCGTGAAGCCGCGACACGGCCGCGTCGCCAGGTGCGTCTTTGTCTCGGCAATACTCCTGCAGGGCTCACCAGCCGGAACCCGCGCCTGCACGCAGGATGTCGGTAGCTGGCGTACCCCGCTGTTGTAAAACGATCTTGGTGACAGCTCTGGGACGCACACGCATATTCAGCGTGGAGCAGGCGCTAGCCGCCGCGCTCGCGGTGTTCTGGCGAAAGGGCTACGAGGGAACGTCTTACGCCGACCTCGTCGCGGCAACCGGGATCGAACGTCCTTCGCTGTGCGCTGCATTTGGCAACAAGCAGGCCCTCTTCCTCCGCGCCCTCACGCGACATGGCGAACATCATGCCGGCTACGTGTCGAAGGCGCTGGACAAAGCAACATCGCGAGAGGTGGCGGAAGCGGTGCTTTTCGGCGCGGTCGAGCTGAGCACGCGCCATCAGGACCGCAGGGGATGCTTCGGTCTCAATGGTGGCCTGGCGGGATCGGACCAGGCCGAGCCAGCCAGAAGGGCCCTCGTCCAGTGGCGCGCCGACGGCGAGGCCGCGTTGCGGCAGCGTTTCGAACGCGCGCAGTCCGAGGGGACCTGCCGGCCGAAGCCGATTGCGCGGCCCTTGCTGCCTATGTGCTTGCCATCGCGCACGGCATGGCCGTCCAGGCGAAGGCCGGATTTCCGCGGAAGACCTTGCTGGCCGTGGCGCAACAAGGGCTCGAGGGATGGCCGGGAAAGCCGAATGGCACGACGCAGTAAGGCAACATGTGTAAATGCGCCTCGCAGAGCAGCCGGCGGACCCTGCTGTCCCCACGGCCACAGCATGAAGTTCAACAGCGTGGCCAATGCAACGCCTGGTAAAGAAGGGTTCCAAGCGCGCCGTCCGCGCGGCGCTTGGCCAGTAGGGATCGCTCGGTTCAACGCTCACTTTTCCGGCGGTGAATCACGACGATCGACCGGGATCAAGAGCTCCGGACCCTGGTCGCCAGGGCATTGCTTCAGCGTTTGTTAGAACTTGCCCGCTACCGCTCCCGTGAACGCAAAAGGGAGTCGGAAATTGAAGAAGCGCCCGCTCAAGCAAATCAGCGCACGGCTCTTTGGCATCATTGCGGTCGCCGCTTTGGCATCCATTTTGACATCCGTCACGACAAACCGTCTGGTGGAAAAGACGGTGTACAATATGCGCGCCGACCACTTGCTTGACGTTGTAGACACCGCCAAAAGCGCGCTTGCGGACCTGGACGCGCGGGTTCAGCGGAACGAATTGTCGCTGGAGGAGGCGCAGGTAATGGGGCGGGCAGCTCTGAACGCCGTCCGCTTCGACGAAGACAGCAATTATGTTTTTGCGTTCGATGACAACATGGTCCTGGTGGCGCATGGGCGCGACCCGGAATCCTTCGGTGAAGATCGATCCGACCTGACCGACCCGAACGGTATCAAGATCTACCAAGAGCTCATGCGTTCCGCACGTTCCGGTGGCGAAATGGTGTCATACAGCACTCGCAAGAAAGGGGACGAAGAAACGCTTCTGCCCAAGGTCAGCGTCGCGTCGACATTCGCACCATGGGGGTGGCACGTTGGCGCCGGCACGTATGTGGAAGATCTCGACGCCATGATTGCCGAAATCAACCGCACGATCATTGCGATTCTTGGCGTGACAATTCTGGTACTGATTGTCGTTTCTTCCCTTATCGCAAGGAGTATCATCAAGCCTACGCGCGCTCTGAATGCCCGCATGAGCGATCTCTCTGATGGCGATACGCTCGCCGAGGTGCCCGGCGTGAGCCGTGGAGACGAAATCGGCGACATGGCGCGCGCGGTCGATCGGTTCCGGATTGAACTCGAGCGGGGCAAGGAAATGGAGCGCGTCGCCGAAGAAGCTCGGCGACAGTCCGAGCGGGTGGAGCGCGAAGCCGCAGAAGAGAAACGCGTCAGAGAACTCGAGGAAGAGAGGCGGAAACAGGCTTCCGTGGCCGCGGCCGCCGAGGAACGCGAAAAGATGATGCGCGAGCTCGGCGAGGCGTTTGGTCGCGTGGTTCAGGCCGCCATCGACGGCGAGTTCTCCAGCCGCGTCGACTCAAACTTCTCCGACGAGGTCCTCAACGATCTGGCCCGGAACATCAACAGCCTGCTGGATGCGGTCGACGAGGGACTTTCGGTAACGGGCCGAGTTCTGGAAAAGGTCGCCGACGGCGATCTCACGCAGCGCATGGAAGGAGACTTCCGCGGTGCCTTCGCGGTTCTGCAGGGCAACACCAACAGCATGATCGAATCGCTGAAGTCGCTGATCGGCGAGATCACCGCGAGCGGTGGGACGCTGGCTTCCTCTTCGTCGGAACTGCGCGACACGGCCGAGACGCTGGCGAAACAGGCGGAACAGAACGCCGCCTCGCTCGAGGAAACCTCCGCCGCGCTTGAAGAGCTTTCGGCCAGTATCAAGCAGGTCAGCAGCAACGTCTCCAACGCGAGTAGCAACGCGCGCTCAGCCCGCGAAACCGCAGAATCCAGCGGCAAGATCGCGGCCGACGCGGCCGGCGCCATGAGCCGCATTTCGGAGGCGTCGAAGGAAATCGCGCAGGTGGTCAGCGTGATCAACGACATCGCTTTCCAGATCAACCTCCTGGCGCTGAACGCCGGCGTCGAAGCCGCGCGTGCCGGGGACGCTGGCCGCGGGTTCTCGGTGGTTGCGTCGGAGGTGCGGCAACTGGCGCAAAGGGCCAGCGAGGCGGCGAAGGAGATCAATGCAGTGATCCATCGCAGCGACGAAGCTGTCTCCGAAGGCGTGTCCAAGGTCGCGGATGCGCAAACTTCGCTCGCCACGATCGCCGACAGCGTCGTGAGCATCTCGGCCGGGGTCGATGATATTTCGACCGCCATCTCCGAGCAGGTCATGGGCATCGGCGAGATCACGACAGCAGTGGGACAGATCGACCAGAACACCCAGAAGCAGGCCGCCGCCTTCGAGGAAGTCACAGCCGCCAGTGCGGTGCTGGCGAGCGAAGCCGACGTATTGCAGCAATCGACGCAACGCTTCCACGCCGGCACCGATGCCACGATCGTTCCCATGGTGAAGGCCCCTGCCGCTGCGGCGCCTCGCATGGCACCTGCCAAGGTCCCCGCCGGCCACGGAAACACGGCCGCCAAGCTCGATTCTTGGGACGAGTTCTAGGCTACGAACCGCCTGACCTGCCACGGGATTTTTCCACCACTTGGAACTGGAGTCCGACCCAACGAAGGGACGGACAATGACGCGATCAAGATTGTCGGAAGAACAGATCATCGGCATTTTGACCGAGCATGAGGCTGGCGCGACTTGCGCGGATCTCTGTCGCAAGCACGTCATGTCGCAAGGGACATTATACAACCGGAAAGCGACGTTTGGCGGCATGACAATTTCCGATGTGAAGCGGCTCAAGGCGCTGGAAGACGAGAACGCCAAGCTGTAGGTCCAAGGGACCGTGGCCCCAGTGGGGCCGCGCAGGCACGTTGAAGGTCGTGCTGCTGCCCCATAGCCCCATAAGCCGAATGAGACGGTCCTTGGCGAGTTGTGCCTCGAGCCTTGCGGCGCTGCGCTCGCCCGCGAGTTCGGCGGTGAAGTCATGTTCACGTGCCTGATCCGCCTTGCTCATTGCGCCCGTGCGGCCCAGTTGTGCGGCCAGCTCCGACCCGACATCGGCGGTACCTTGCGCCTGAACGATCAAAGCGGCAGCTTCGAACGCCCCCACAGCTTCGATCCAGGCACGCCGCGTCTCGATGGCGAGCGCGATGGTTTCGGAAAGCACCGCAAGCTCTGCCTGTCGGAAGCGGATCGCCGCGATCTCGGTCCGGGAGCGTGTGGTCGCGACATCGAGCAACGAGTTGATCAGCGTCGCTTCGAGAGACCGCGACACATCACCAGCCATGCCCGACACCGACACGCCCACCGAGGGGAGCGCGCCCACGCACCTTCTGGCCGCGTAACTCGAAACTTGCCGGAGGCACCGCGTAGGCAAGCCCCATGCCGGTCTCGCCCGACCAGAACGCCCCGGCCAGCATCCATGCACGGGACGGGTCTCGGGACTGGTAGCCATCCATGGCACCGCTCTGTCCGGCGCCCTCTGGCTCTGGCGATACAAGGGCAGATGGTTGGCGAACTTGGCGACGAGCACACGCGCGATGGCGCCCTCAGTCGGAAGCCCGCCCTCGATCAAATGGGCGGGGGCCGGAGCCTGGGTGATCCCTTCGGCGCAAGCAGGACAGGCATACTTGGGTCAAACCGTCCCGATGACGTGGAGCTTTCCGTGACTCCGTGCGTGAAGTGATAAAGCAATGGACCGCGAAAACCGTTGTCGAGCGGAAGAAATCGACAACGATCTGCAAGCCGATCCCGGTGGACGACCAGATGCGCGTCCTGTTTCAGGGAGCTGTCGGCAAGGAGCTGCGGCGCTCGAAGGAATACGGACCATGCTGGACCTGAATGGTTCCCGCTCTTGAGAAACGTCCATGCACCAACTGAACCCCGGTGTGCTGTGACCCCCAATCTTCATCCACCCGAAGCCGGAGCCCGGCGGTCAGATTGGCGCGGGTGCGCCGGTGGAGCAATGGGCGATCCGCGCAGCGTTTCAGGTGCGCGGAGCGGATCGTCCATTGCGGTGAGCTTGGCGGCATAGGCCGCCGGTGGCATGTAGCCGAGCGCTGAATGTGGCCGGCACGAGTTGTAATCGGCAACCCACCGGGCGGTGGCATCGCGAGCGTGGTCGAGACTGACAAACAGGGTTTCGTTGAGGAGTTCGTCGCGCATCCGGCCGTTGAATGCTTCGCAGATTCCGTTCTGCATCGGCCTTCCCGGAGCGATGGAATGCCAGGGCACGCCGGTCTTCTGCGTCCATTCGAGCATGGCGTTCGAGGTGAACTCGGTGCCGTGGTCGCTGACGATGAGCCCGGGAGGGCCGCGCCGACCTATGAGACCGGACAACTCTCGCGCCACTCTGCGCCCGCTGAGGGACGTATCGACGACGGCCGCCAGGCATTCCTTGGTGACGTCGTCGATCACGTTCAGGATGCGCAGCCGCCGTCCGGATGTGAGCTGGTCATGAACAAAGTCGACCGACCAGCGGGCGTTCGGCGCCGCTTCGACGAGGATCGGCGCCCGCGTGCCGGTGGCCTTCTTGCGTCCCCGCCTGCGCTTCACCGACAGCCCTTCTTCGCGGTAGAGGCGCTCGGTCTTCTTGCGGTTCTCCACGAGCCCTTCCTGGCGCAGCAGGACGTGAAGCCGCCGGTAGCCGAACCGCCGGCGTTCCCCGGCAAGCTCGTGCATCCGCTCCCGGAGCCGGTCATCGTCCGGCCGCCGGGCGCAATACCGGATCATCGACCGGTCAGCGCCGATGAGGTGACACGCCCGCCGTTCGCTGATCTCGTGACTTTCCATGAGACAAGCGATTGCGAGCCGCTTCG encodes:
- a CDS encoding IS3 family transposase (programmed frameshift), translated to MKRSKFSEEQIIAILREQEAGAKTADVCRRHGISSATFYSWKSRYGGMEVSDVRRLKALEEENAKLKRLYADAMLDNTALKDLLGRKLVTPAAKRLAIACLMESHEISERRACHLIGADRSMIRYCARRPDDDRLRERMHELAGERRRFGYRRLHVLLRQEGLVENRKKTERLYREEGLSVKRRRGRKKATGTRAPILVEAAPNARWSVDFVHDQLTSGRRLRILNVIDDVTKECLAAVVDTSLSGRRVARELSGLIGRRGPPGLIVSDHGTEFTSNAMLEWTQKTGVPWHSIAPGRPMQNGICEAFNGRMRDELLNETLFVSLDHARDATARWVADYNSCRPHSALGYMPPAAYAAKLTAMDDPLRAPETLRGSPIAPPAHPRQSDRRAPASGG
- a CDS encoding methyl-accepting chemotaxis protein, giving the protein MKKRPLKQISARLFGIIAVAALASILTSVTTNRLVEKTVYNMRADHLLDVVDTAKSALADLDARVQRNELSLEEAQVMGRAALNAVRFDEDSNYVFAFDDNMVLVAHGRDPESFGEDRSDLTDPNGIKIYQELMRSARSGGEMVSYSTRKKGDEETLLPKVSVASTFAPWGWHVGAGTYVEDLDAMIAEINRTIIAILGVTILVLIVVSSLIARSIIKPTRALNARMSDLSDGDTLAEVPGVSRGDEIGDMARAVDRFRIELERGKEMERVAEEARRQSERVEREAAEEKRVRELEEERRKQASVAAAAEEREKMMRELGEAFGRVVQAAIDGEFSSRVDSNFSDEVLNDLARNINSLLDAVDEGLSVTGRVLEKVADGDLTQRMEGDFRGAFAVLQGNTNSMIESLKSLIGEITASGGTLASSSSELRDTAETLAKQAEQNAASLEETSAALEELSASIKQVSSNVSNASSNARSARETAESSGKIAADAAGAMSRISEASKEIAQVVSVINDIAFQINLLALNAGVEAARAGDAGRGFSVVASEVRQLAQRASEAAKEINAVIHRSDEAVSEGVSKVADAQTSLATIADSVVSISAGVDDISTAISEQVMGIGEITTAVGQIDQNTQKQAAAFEEVTAASAVLASEADVLQQSTQRFHAGTDATIVPMVKAPAAAAPRMAPAKVPAGHGNTAAKLDSWDEF
- a CDS encoding TRAP transporter substrate-binding protein, whose product is MLRIAVTLLAGAALAAPAMAETWDMPTPYGDSTFHTQNIRQFAEEISASTDGALEITVHSAGSLFPGAEIKNAVRSRQVPIGEFLMSSIVNEDAAFGIDSLPFLATSYDDAAKLWAAQKPVVTELLEQQDLVPLFSVPWPAQGLYTNGEIADVAALSGLRMRAYNAALEEFAMLAGAAPVQVEAADIPQAFATGQVQAMITSPSTGANSAAWDYVDTYSSIDAWLPKNVVVVNKRVFDALSPEVQQAVMDAAAAAEARGIEMSRAETKAKVAEMQDNGMTIAAPSDALHSGLQEIGAQMLERWKSGASAPALEILEAYQAQ
- a CDS encoding biotin-dependent carboxyltransferase family protein, which gives rise to MSAKLTILRAGPLMTVQDMGRPGRIADGLSPGGAMDRLALLEGAALLGLAKPAQAIEMAGMGGRFRCDTPLRFALSGAPMRAQIDDMPLRWNASHKLEPGQTLTIASVSSGTYGYLTPGGGIAGTELLGSVAAHLSVGLGRPLAEGDILTLGEDPSPGRPPRGIVSEDRFGGGSLRIMPGPQTELFDDATRGRLAQTSFHRSPRANRTGLPLLQEGEGFAPADPVSPLSDFIIAGDLQMTGDGTPYLMLAECQTIGGYPRIGTVIAADLPRAAQAPPSARLRFTWITSDAADRLYLSEAQIMAALAGRAQPLVRDPADIPDLLSYQLIDGVTAGRELDPEP
- a CDS encoding TRAP transporter large permease codes for the protein MSDPMTFLVLLVLLLVLLAGGLWVAVSLAVMALAALTFFSGAPAGQVLATTLWANSHSWPLAALPLFILMGEILLRSRLSEDMFSGLAPWLGRLPGRLLHVNVLGCAIFAAVSGSSAATAATIGRMSMPELTRRGYPEGLILGTLAGSATLGLLIPPSIIMIVYGVATEQSIARLFIAGILPGLMLVALFGGYVMLQAWRHPERIPSETDSTTLREKLSASRRLIPVMLLIAGVIGTIYTGVASPTDAAAVGVVLSVILALASGNFGWAAFMDALLSATRTSCMIAFILFGAAVLSIAMGFTGIPRNLAAWISEFDLSPYALLAVLTLFFVVLGCFLDGISVVVLTTSIILPMVEAVGIDPLWFGIYLVIVVEMSQITPPVGFNLFVIQGLTGIDILRVARAALPFFGLLLLGALLITVFPRIVTFLPDLMLR
- a CDS encoding TetR/AcrR family transcriptional regulator, giving the protein MSVAGVPRCCKTILVTALGRTRIFSVEQALAAALAVFWRKGYEGTSYADLVAATGIERPSLCAAFGNKQALFLRALTRHGEHHAGYVSKALDKATSREVAEAVLFGAVELSTRHQDRRGCFGLNGGLAGSDQAEPARRALVQWRADGEAALRQRFERAQSEGTCRPKPIARPLLPMCLPSRTAWPSRRRPDFRGRPCWPWRNKGSRDGRESRMARRSKATCVNAPRRAAGGPCCPHGHSMKFNSVANATPGKEGFQARRPRGAWPVGIARFNAHFSGGESRRSTGIKSSGPWSPGHCFSVC
- a CDS encoding TRAP transporter small permease, producing MRRLLDGVYFAAGCLAGLCIVAICLLITMQIGFNIAARLGGGGWSYTIPSYADFCGYFLSTASFMALAYTLRSGTHIRVGLVVQRLPEGPRWIAELLTLGLGASFASYATFYAARLMEESWRYGDKSTGIVAIPLWMPQGFMVLGLGILAVAFLDTLAESLRARLPILTDAGAE
- a CDS encoding winged helix DNA-binding protein; protein product: MHDPGERRIVSSRHLAEGEGWEASEVEYGLIIAFNGFSRWMQRCMTAAGMPELSPLEILVLHNTNHRDREKRLTDIAFLLNIEDTHTVNYALRKLLKLGLLTSEKRGKEVFYRTSAAGRTLCEDYRKLREQCFLDILPHTGIEGTELRRIASALRALSGAYDQASRAAASF
- a CDS encoding allophanate hydrolase subunit 1, with product MSDQPSNVPALFPLGQDGILVRFGDGRRADPAAALAFGDAVRTAELPGVIEVATSLSSTLVRFAPPRIGRGDLAGRLRELLDGPHGVASTTPPHRLWTIPVSFGGDDGPQLAEAATLAGRTVAQALDDLTGTELSVLAIGFAPGQPYIGHLPDAWDMPRQSGLTPEVPAGALVVALRQLVLFGNPSPTGWRWIGRCAFAPFRAERAEPFALRAGDRIRFASTDADTIATLRENQSDGLGGATCTEAG